Genomic DNA from Vreelandella subglaciescola:
GGGAGGTGGACTGACCAGGCTGCGGCCAACGTCAGGCGTTGGCGGTCAGACGGCGCTGGCGGCGGGTGCGCTGAATCATGCGGTAGCGCGAGCGCACTTCGTCGCGCTCCATGTAGCAGCCTTGCAGCCAACGGTGGCCGGTGCTGCCCTCGAAGGCATCGCGGGCGTGCAACAGGCGGCGGTTGTCGAAGATGACCACGTCGCCGGGATGATAGGTAAAGCGAATGGAAAACGCCGGGTCGCGCAGCAGCTGCTGTAGGATCATCAACGCCTCATAGGCCGGCTCGACGTCTTCAAAGGCGGTCTGCAGCGGGCCGCGCAGGAAGTCGGCGATGCGCACCTCGAGCAACTCGCCCCGGGCGTCGAGGCGAATCATCGGCTCAAACCAGACGTAGTCGGTCGTGCGCGCGGTGTTGGCGTAGCACCAGCGTACCCGGGTCAGTGTTTCCCAGGCGTCCGGGTGGCGATCGCGGAGGGCTTCGGCGATGGCGAAGCCGTCCATCATCACGGCCTGGCCGCCTTCGACGGTGTTCTCCATGCAGTAGAGCATCTGCAGGCCCGGATGATACTCGCGGGTGGGCAGGTCGACGTGGGGCGGCAAGGCAATGGACGTATAGGCGTTGGAATCCGGGTCGGGCTTGGCCTTGACGTCGAACAGCTGGCCGAAGTTGGTCGGCCGCACCGGGCCAATGCGCCGGGCTAGCGCTTCGATCGAGTCAGGCTGGGTAGGCAGGTTGCGCAGGCGAACCAGCCCCTTGCCGAGCACACTTTCCAGCGCCGGCGCAAGAATGACCTCTTCGTCATCGCTGTCTGGCCGGGTGTCGAGCAGGCCGCTGGCATCGAGGGTATCGGGGCTGGCATCGGCACCACCCAGCCAGGTCGTTACCGGCACCAGCGGCGCTTCGGGATCGGTGGCGTTATCGTAGTCGTGAGCCCGCAGCCAGCCGGGATGGAAGCGCAGACGGCGGTCCTCAGGGGCGAACGTCACACACAAGGCGCCGGCGGCGTCGATCTCGGCGGCGTCGATTTCCGGCCAGGCGGGAAGGGTGGAGAGGTCCAGGATGCGCTCCCGGGTCGCCGGGTTGACGGTGGTCTCGTCGGCAGCGTTCTCGCGCAGCCAGATGCTGTGGTAGCGGCTGACGCGGCCGTCGCTCCAGCGTACCGTCACCAGGCGCGGCGTGAAGGACACGTCGGCAAGATCGGCGTCTACCGGCCAGGCGTCGTAATCGGGGGTAAGAGGCAGTTCGTGGCGTGACATGGGAGCTCCTGAGTGTCCGCGGGAAGACGCTCAGGGTGCCAGCCGCAAGGGGCGGCTTCACCACAGAATTCGACGCTTACTGTGCACAGTTCGACAGCTAGGGCGGTACTTCAGGACCGCTGACGCCATTCGCTCGGGGTGAGCCCAAGCCGACGGCGGAAGGCGCGGGTGAAGCTTGACGCGGAGGCGAAGCCGCAGGCCAGGGCAATATCCATCACGCTGTGGCGGGTCTCGTGCAGCAGCCGGTGGGCGTGGTCTAGCCGCCTGTCCAGGTAGAAGCGCTGGGGCGGGATACCGGTGTGACGGGCGAAGAGTCTTTCGAGCCCGCGCCAGGAAAGGCCGAGCCGGGTGGCCAGCTCGCCGATACCCAGTGGCGTCTCCAGGTTGGCTTCCATCAGCTCGATGGCTTTTTGCAGGGTGGGGTCACCCGGGGTGTCGGGGTCACGCTGGCGGCTGGCGGGCCGGCGCCCCGGGTCATGAATCAGCTGGTCGCGGACGCGCTTGACCAGGGTATCGCCATGGCGGCGACGGATCAGGTCGAGACTCATGTCGATGGCGGCGCTGCCCCCGGCGCAGGAGAAGCCTTCGGGGGTGACTTCAAAGATCGATTCAACGGCGTCGACGCGGGGAAAACGGGAACGGAATTCGGGCAGCGACTCCCAGTGCAGGGTTACCGTCTGGTCGTCCAGCAGACCGGCCGCGGCCAGGGCGAAGCAGCCGGTATCCATGCCGCCGAGCACGCACCCCGAGGCGGCGCGCTCGCGCAGCCAGTCGAGCAGGGCGTCGTCAATGCCGGCGTCGGGGGCGAAGCTGGCGCACACCGCCAGGCTCGGCACCGCCGGCGCCCGGGCGCTCGCGCAGCTGGCATCGAGCGTCATGCCGTTGGAGGCGGTGACCGGGCCGCCGTCTGCGCTGATCAGATCCCATTCGAAAAGTGTACGCCCGCTGATGCGGTTGGCGATGCGCAGCGGTTCTACCGCTGAGAAGAAGGCCACCATGGCAAAGCGCGGCAGCATCAGGAAGCCGATTCGCTCCGGGACAGAGGTGGGGGGCTGGAGTCTCATGGGCTTCGGGTCGATAGCGGGGAGGGGCGCCGCGTCCGGGTTGGCGTCGCGGCTTCGTCGTACCGATTGTAGAGGCTGCGCGATCGGTTGCAACATTGAGCTGCACCGCAAGTGAGCGGGCCTTTCACCCGGCACCCGATACGTATCGACGCCGCACTGGCCGGCTGTGGTATTGTCAGCTGTTTTGACCGACACGACACCGATGCTTCAAGGAGGCCTCATGGCTGACTACGCTGTTACCAATCCGGCGACCAACGAAAAGGTCGCTGACTACCCCACGGCAACCGCTGCCGATATCCAGCAGGCGCTGGCCAGCGTCGGGGATGCGTACCGTCAATGGTCGCGATTCGGTGTCGCCCAGCGCGCGGCGCGCATCAGGCGGGTGGCAGAGCTTCATGCTGAACGCCGGGAAGAGCTGGCCGCAATCATCGTGCGAGAAATGGGTAAGCCCATTGACCAGGCGCGAGAGGAGATCGACATCTGTGTCGATATCTACCGCTACTATGCCGACAACGCCGAGGCCTTCCTCCAGGATGAGCCTATCGAGTCTCCTGCCGGGGGTTCCGCCTTTATCCGCCGCCAGCCGCTCGGCGTGCTGGTCGGCATCATGCCCTGGAATTTCCCCTTTTATCAGGTGGCGCGCTTTGTTGCCCCCAACCTGGTGCTGGGCAACACCATCCTGCTCAAGCACGCTCCCCAGTGCCCCGAGTCGGCCTTGGCGCTGGAAAGCCTGTTTCTGAAAGCCGGCCTGCCCGAAGGCGCTTACGTCAACGTTTTCGCCACCAACGAGCAGGTGGCCGAGGTCATCGCCGACCCCCGCGTGCAGGGCGTCTCGCTGACCGGCTCCGAGCGTGCTGGTGCCGCCGTGGCCGAACAGGCGGGGCGCCACCTGAAAAAGGTGGTGCTCGAGCTCGGCGGCTCGGACGTGTTTGTGGTGCTCGATACCGACGATATCGATAGTGTCGTCGAGATGGCGGTTGCCGGACGGCTGGGCAACAACGGCCAGGCGTGCAACGGCTCCAAGCGCATCGTGGTGA
This window encodes:
- a CDS encoding TauD/TfdA family dioxygenase, whose protein sequence is MSRHELPLTPDYDAWPVDADLADVSFTPRLVTVRWSDGRVSRYHSIWLRENAADETTVNPATRERILDLSTLPAWPEIDAAEIDAAGALCVTFAPEDRRLRFHPGWLRAHDYDNATDPEAPLVPVTTWLGGADASPDTLDASGLLDTRPDSDDEEVILAPALESVLGKGLVRLRNLPTQPDSIEALARRIGPVRPTNFGQLFDVKAKPDPDSNAYTSIALPPHVDLPTREYHPGLQMLYCMENTVEGGQAVMMDGFAIAEALRDRHPDAWETLTRVRWCYANTARTTDYVWFEPMIRLDARGELLEVRIADFLRGPLQTAFEDVEPAYEALMILQQLLRDPAFSIRFTYHPGDVVIFDNRRLLHARDAFEGSTGHRWLQGCYMERDEVRSRYRMIQRTRRQRRLTANA
- a CDS encoding GlxA family transcriptional regulator; protein product: MRLQPPTSVPERIGFLMLPRFAMVAFFSAVEPLRIANRISGRTLFEWDLISADGGPVTASNGMTLDASCASARAPAVPSLAVCASFAPDAGIDDALLDWLRERAASGCVLGGMDTGCFALAAAGLLDDQTVTLHWESLPEFRSRFPRVDAVESIFEVTPEGFSCAGGSAAIDMSLDLIRRRHGDTLVKRVRDQLIHDPGRRPASRQRDPDTPGDPTLQKAIELMEANLETPLGIGELATRLGLSWRGLERLFARHTGIPPQRFYLDRRLDHAHRLLHETRHSVMDIALACGFASASSFTRAFRRRLGLTPSEWRQRS
- a CDS encoding NAD-dependent succinate-semialdehyde dehydrogenase; amino-acid sequence: MADYAVTNPATNEKVADYPTATAADIQQALASVGDAYRQWSRFGVAQRAARIRRVAELHAERREELAAIIVREMGKPIDQAREEIDICVDIYRYYADNAEAFLQDEPIESPAGGSAFIRRQPLGVLVGIMPWNFPFYQVARFVAPNLVLGNTILLKHAPQCPESALALESLFLKAGLPEGAYVNVFATNEQVAEVIADPRVQGVSLTGSERAGAAVAEQAGRHLKKVVLELGGSDVFVVLDTDDIDSVVEMAVAGRLGNNGQACNGSKRIVVMDNIYVEFSKKFAAAMAAHVPADPSVDGATLGPLSSVSATRNLQHQVQKAIDQGAVVRAGGANPEHNFFAPTVLTDVTPEMDVYHEELFGPVAVVYRVASEDEAVELTNSSPFGLGAIVISQDEQKALRVADGLEVGMVFINEVGGEAAELPFGGVKRSGFGRELGRLGIDEFVNKKLIRVKA